A window of the Trichoplusia ni isolate ovarian cell line Hi5 chromosome 4, tn1, whole genome shotgun sequence genome harbors these coding sequences:
- the LOC113492595 gene encoding uncharacterized protein LOC113492595, with product MKGGGLRLARLALLLLQATFVISRTAFEKLTDVDFAGTAYYTVRNLSLYECQGWCREEPDCQAASFSFVLNPLTPVQETRCLLQNDTQANNPMATPQRSVNMYYMVKLQVRTESVCLRPWAFERVPGKALRGLDNSVIYTSTKEACLAACLNEKKFPCRSAEYEYGSMRCSLSDSDRRTAQHFVQLVDTPGTDYFENLCLKASQACKGQRVFTAPRVGVAEDKVAQYAGLHYYTDKELQVTSEAACRLACEIESEFLCRSFLYMGPPHSAAYNCRLYHLDHHTLPDGPSAYLNAERPLIDDGEPIGKYFENFCEKPPNNANPPGELPVTIDHQQDTNMASNLTRNDANCDKTGTCYDVSVLCKDTRIAVQVRTNKPFNGRIYALGRSETCNIDVVNSDLFRLDLTMAGQDCNTQSVTGVYSNTVVLQHHSVVMTKADKIYKVKCTYDMSSKNITFGMVPIRDPEMISITAAPEAPPPRIRILDARQREVETVRIGDRLTFRIEIPEDTPYGIFARSCVAMAKDSKSTFPIIDDEGCPLDPSIFPAFTPDGNALQSVYEAFRFTESYGVIFQCNVKYCLGACEPAVCEWGRDSLESWGRKKRSLPHNETEAHSQEEDMNISQEILVLDFGDERQSTDFLRSDKPGGVASEANFGEKTVTIVEPCPSKASVLLLGVACALLVLLYIATIFCYYLRKWLAPPKHMS from the exons TTTCGTGTTGAACCCGTTGACTCCGGTACAAGAAACACGATGCCTGCTGCAGAACGACACGCAGGCCAACAACCCTATGGCGACTCCCCAG CGTTCGGTGAACATGTACTACATGGTGAAGCTGCAAGTGCGCACTGAAAGCGTGTGCCTGCGACCCTGGGCGTTCGAGCGAGTGCCCGGCAAGGCGCTGCGGGGGCTTGACAACTCCGTCATCTACACCTCCACCAAAGAGGCCTGCCTCGCCGCCTGCCTCAACGAG AAAAAGTTCCCGTGTCGATCTGCGGAGTACGAGTACGGCAGCATGCGCTGCTCGCTCAGCGACTCGGACAGGCGCACGGCGCAACACTTTGTGCAGCTCGTGGACACGCCCGGCACCGACTACTTCGAG AACTTGTGCCTGAAGGCGTCTCAGGCGTGCAAGGGGCAGCGAGTGTTCACCGCGCCGCGCGTCGGCGTCGCCGAGGACAAGGTGGCCCAGTATGCTGGCCTGCACTACTACACCGACAAGGAATTGCAG GTGACATCCGAAGCTGCCTGTCGACTGGCATGCGAAATTGAGTCGGAGTTCCTGTGTCGATCATTCCTGTATATGGGCCCTCCCCACTCTGCTGCGTACAACTGCAGACTGTACCACCTCGACCACCACACTCTGCCCGACGGACCCTCCGCTTACCTCAACGCCGAGAGACCGCTCATCGATGACGGCGAACCGATTGGAAAATACTTCGAGAACTTCTGTGAAA AACCGCCCAACAATGCCAACCCTCCTGGCGAGCTTCCAGTGACGATTGATCATCAACAAGACACGAACATGGCGAGCAACTTGACTAGGAACGATGCTAACTGCGACAAAACTGGAACTTGTTACGACG tATCGGTACTCTGTAAGGATACTAGAATCGCGGTGCAAGTTCGCACTAACAAGCCTTTCAATGGACGTATCTACGCTTTGGGACGTTCAGAGACTTGCAACATTGATGTTGTCAACAGTGACTTATTCCGACTCGACCTCACCATGGCTGGCCAAGACTGCAACACACAAAGTGTC actgGAGTGTATTCCAACACCGTTGTCCTGCAACACCACAGCGTAGTGATGACGAAAGCGGACAAGATTTACAAAGTCAAGTGCACGTACGACATGAGCTCGAAGAACATCACATTTGGAATGGTACCAATCAG AGACCCGGAGATGATCTCCATCACTGCCGCGCCGGAAGCCCCGCCACCACGCATCCGCATTCTGGACGCGCGCCAACGCGAGGTGGAGACCGTGCGCATTGGAGACAGGCTTACCTTCCGTATCGAGATTCCCGAAGACA ctCCTTATGGCATCTTCGCCCGCAGCTGTGTCGCTATGGCTAAGGATTCTAAGAGCACATTCCCGATTATTGACGACGAGGG TTGCCCACTGGACCCATCGATCTTCCCAGCATTTACTCCGGATGGCAATGCTCTCCAGTCCGTGTACGAAGCCTTCAGATTCACCGAGTCCTACGGTGTCATATTCCAATGTAACGTCAAATACTGTCTCGGAGCTTGTGAACCG GCGGTGTGCGAATGGGGTCGCGATTCTTTGGAGTCATGGGGCAGAAAGAAGCGTTCGTTGCCCCACAACGAGACCGAGGCGCACAGTCAAGAAGAGGATATGAACATCTCGCAAGAAATCCTAGTGTTAGACTTTGGTGACGAGAGACAGAGCACTGACTTCCTTCGCTCAGATAAACCTGGAGGAGTAGCATCTGAAGCCAACTTCGGAG aaaaaacaGTGACAATCGTGGAGCCTTGTCCCAGCAAGGCGTCCGTACTGCTGCTGGGCGTGGCTTGCGCCCTGCTGGTGCTGCTCTACATCGCGACCATCTTCTGCTACTACCTGCGCAAGTGGCTCGCACCGCCCAAGCACATGTCATAA
- the LOC113492596 gene encoding putative lipoyltransferase 2, mitochondrial, translated as MVKVWRLGLMSYDTALKIQLAVARKHLDAIMKGQDANFDTLLLVEHKPVFTVGIRDDTPNEQIFRLRSLGAEFKKTNRGGLITFHSPGQLVVYPVINLKHFKTSVKWYVNSLEETVINVCDELGIKGTRSPYTGVWVEDNKIASIGIHASRYVTTHGIALNCDNDLSWFDNIDPCGIEDKGVTSLTKESGVNCSVEKVTPIFIKCFDKVFGCKSEDIDVKTQEEILNSIYNKLLVENSA; from the exons ATGGTTAAAGTATGGAGATTAGGTCTGATGAGCTACGATACGGCGCTAAAGATACAATTGGCGGTCGCTCGGAAGCATTTGGATGCTATTATGAAAGGGCAAGACGCTAATTTTGATACTCTGTTACTTGTAGAGCACAAGCCAGTCTTCACTGTTG gaATAAGGGACGATACACctaatgaacaaatatttagacTCCGGAGCCTTGGAGCAGAGTTTAAAAAGACCAACCGAGGTGGACTCATCACATTCCACAGTCCCGGCCAGCTGGTTGTATACCCTGTGATAAACTTGAAACATTTTAAGACAAGTGTAAAATGGTATGTCAACAGCCTGGAGGAGACTGTCATCAATGTGTGTGATGAATTAg GAATAAAAGGCACCCGGTCACCATACACTGGTGTGTGGGTAGAAGATAACAAAATAGCATCTATCGGCATCCATGCATCTAGGTATGTTACAACACACGGGATTGCACTTAACTGTGACAATGATCTGTCCTGGTTTGACAATATTGACCCTTGTGGCATAGAGGATAAGGGTGTTACTTCATTAACCAAAGAGTCTGGAGTGAATTGCTCAGTGGAAAAAGTAAcacctatttttattaagtgcTTTGACAAAGTCTTCGGCTGTAAATCTGAAGATATTGATGTGAAAACTCAGGAAGAGATCTTGAACAGCATCTATAATAAGCTTCTTGTAGAAAACTCCGCATAA